One genomic segment of Methylomagnum ishizawai includes these proteins:
- a CDS encoding sulfite oxidase heme-binding subunit YedZ → MEPRRMSVSTGRNPSKGWLRGAKILAFWLSLLPLVDLVWAGAADALGANPIEKITRDTGWWTLAFLMIGLAVTPARKLSGWSWLGRFRRMLGLFAFFYACLHLATYLALDQFFAWTEILADIVKRPYITVGSAAFVMLVPLAATSTDGMVRRLGGQRWKRLHRCVYLIAVCGVVHFWWLVKKDLGEPAGFAAILSASLLARLDYTPFPKWGLMGPRWASSRGASKEPM, encoded by the coding sequence CTCGTCGGATGAGCGTATCGACAGGGCGCAACCCATCCAAGGGATGGCTGCGCGGCGCGAAAATATTGGCTTTCTGGTTGAGCTTGCTGCCCCTGGTCGATCTGGTCTGGGCAGGCGCAGCGGATGCCTTGGGAGCCAATCCCATCGAGAAGATCACCCGCGACACTGGCTGGTGGACCCTGGCTTTCCTGATGATCGGCCTGGCCGTGACGCCCGCGCGGAAGCTGTCCGGCTGGTCTTGGCTGGGCCGGTTCCGGAGGATGCTGGGCTTGTTCGCGTTCTTCTATGCCTGCCTGCACCTCGCCACCTATTTGGCGCTGGATCAGTTCTTCGCCTGGACGGAAATCCTGGCCGATATCGTCAAGCGGCCCTATATCACCGTGGGTTCCGCCGCTTTCGTCATGCTGGTACCGCTGGCCGCGACCTCGACCGACGGCATGGTCCGAAGGCTCGGCGGCCAGCGCTGGAAGCGCCTGCACCGTTGCGTGTACCTGATCGCCGTTTGCGGCGTGGTCCATTTCTGGTGGCTGGTCAAGAAGGACCTCGGCGAACCCGCCGGATTCGCCGCGATCCTATCGGCATCCCTACTCGCGCGGCTGGATTACACCCCGTTTCCAAAGTGGGGCCTGATGGGGCCGCGATGGGCCAGCAGCCGAGGGGCATCCAAGGAACCCATGTGA
- the tnpB gene encoding IS66 family insertion sequence element accessory protein TnpB (TnpB, as the term is used for proteins encoded by IS66 family insertion elements, is considered an accessory protein, since TnpC, encoded by a neighboring gene, is a DDE family transposase.) — protein sequence MIRRPEHLWLVVDPVDMRRGIDGLSAHVQHRLGRSPCSGGGFIFRNKAGTRLKLLVWDGNGVWLCQRRLHRGGFAWPAPGEAVFALTPAQWEWSVAGVDWRRLSATPPTDWQDLVARAVEGYKAHL from the coding sequence GTGATCCGGCGTCCGGAACACCTCTGGCTGGTGGTCGATCCGGTGGACATGAGGCGTGGCATCGACGGGCTGTCGGCCCATGTCCAGCACCGGCTGGGCCGGTCGCCGTGTTCCGGCGGGGGGTTCATCTTCCGGAACAAGGCTGGCACGCGTCTGAAACTGCTGGTGTGGGACGGGAACGGGGTGTGGCTGTGCCAGCGGCGGTTGCACCGGGGCGGGTTCGCGTGGCCGGCACCGGGCGAGGCGGTGTTCGCGTTGACGCCGGCGCAGTGGGAATGGTCGGTGGCGGGGGTGGACTGGCGGCGCCTGTCGGCCACGCCGCCGACGGATTGGCAAGATCTTGTGGCCCGAGCCGTCGAAGGTTATAAAGCCCACCTTTGA
- a CDS encoding transposase, translated as MDQAVRAGTPGRKLSGAQRAWLKFCLMGVLLTNTVCWKAFERAGLGGYRAGALSWMFRHSKVAWDGLLRASVVLVLRQHGITEGVLVADDSDHRRAKRTGRIWKAHKVFDKKTGGYFNGQCLVFLVLVTPKLTVPVGFRFHEPDPKRSAWRREDRRLKRAGVRKADRPAAPVPDPAYPGKAEQALDLIGEFRRHHPDIRVKAVVADAWFGTQGFLDGASRLCGQVQAVSQLRNNQNIRFRGRDGSLTDYFRAYPGVPQRVAVRGGKEVEVVVGSARLHVNAHARKRFVVALKYPGETEYRFLVATDLSWRTLDIVAAYTLRWLAEVFFEDWKLYEGWGQMAKQPGEEGSSRSLALSLLLDHALLLHPEQRARLENHLPACTVGSLRQFCQGEALLEFVRSVLAAENIAERLEQLAEKVKTWFPLAPSGKHMSGRDLGRQQPSPSLKYRAAQMATAG; from the coding sequence TTGGATCAGGCGGTCAGGGCGGGGACGCCCGGCCGGAAGCTGAGCGGGGCGCAGCGGGCTTGGCTGAAGTTCTGCCTGATGGGCGTGTTGCTGACCAACACGGTGTGTTGGAAAGCCTTCGAGCGGGCGGGACTGGGCGGCTACCGGGCGGGGGCGCTGTCGTGGATGTTCAGGCATTCGAAAGTGGCGTGGGACGGGCTGTTGCGGGCCAGTGTGGTCCTGGTGCTGCGCCAGCACGGGATCACGGAAGGCGTGCTGGTGGCGGACGACAGCGACCACCGGCGGGCCAAGCGGACGGGGCGCATCTGGAAGGCGCACAAGGTCTTCGACAAGAAGACCGGCGGGTACTTCAACGGGCAGTGCCTGGTGTTCCTGGTGTTGGTCACGCCGAAGCTCACGGTGCCGGTGGGCTTCCGCTTCCATGAACCCGACCCGAAACGCAGCGCGTGGCGGCGCGAGGATCGTCGGCTCAAGCGGGCGGGCGTGCGGAAGGCGGACCGTCCGGCGGCACCCGTGCCCGATCCGGCCTACCCCGGCAAGGCCGAGCAGGCGCTGGACCTGATCGGGGAGTTCCGGCGGCATCATCCGGACATCCGGGTGAAGGCGGTGGTCGCCGACGCTTGGTTCGGCACCCAGGGGTTCCTGGACGGGGCGTCCCGGCTCTGCGGGCAGGTCCAGGCGGTCAGCCAGCTGCGGAACAACCAGAACATCCGGTTCCGGGGGCGGGACGGGTCCTTGACCGATTATTTCCGGGCCTATCCCGGCGTGCCCCAGCGGGTGGCGGTGCGCGGCGGAAAGGAGGTCGAGGTCGTCGTCGGCAGCGCCCGGCTCCACGTCAACGCGCACGCCCGCAAGCGCTTCGTCGTCGCCCTGAAGTATCCGGGCGAAACGGAATACCGCTTCCTGGTCGCCACGGACCTGAGTTGGCGCACCCTGGACATCGTCGCAGCCTATACGCTGAGGTGGCTTGCGGAGGTTTTCTTCGAGGACTGGAAGCTCTATGAAGGATGGGGGCAGATGGCCAAACAGCCCGGCGAGGAGGGGTCAAGCCGAAGCCTGGCCCTGAGCCTGCTGCTAGACCACGCCCTCCTCCTTCACCCCGAGCAACGCGCCCGCCTGGAAAACCATCTGCCCGCGTGTACCGTGGGCAGCCTGCGGCAGTTCTGCCAAGGGGAAGCATTGCTGGAATTCGTCCGAAGCGTGCTCGCCGCCGAGAATATCGCCGAGCGCCTGGAGCAATTGGCGGAAAAGGTCAAGACATGGTTTCCCTTGGCACCCTCGGGCAAGCACATGAGCGGACGCGACCTGGGCCGCCAACAACCCTCGCCGTCGCTGAAATACCGGGCAGCGCAGATGGCCACCGCCGGATAA